One part of the Aspergillus luchuensis IFO 4308 DNA, chromosome 5, nearly complete sequence genome encodes these proteins:
- a CDS encoding BTB/POZ domain-containing protein (COG:S;~EggNog:ENOG410PT2C;~InterPro:IPR000210,IPR011333;~PFAM:PF00651;~go_function: GO:0005515 - protein binding [Evidence IEA]) produces MSAGFDTLKALLSRMREDGKFSDLAVKCQSSTFHVHCCIVCPQSPFFDKAANGNFEESESRVINIHDDPFIVSKLFDFLYRADYDDSPDNTDDPAADNESAANEEEILPTERISQDALSRQWRRAQTNVQIYIIADKYMIEGLKDISKRKLNSNMENNWDDCGFLTVVSDVYGSQCPPRSDLREIIIRFALRHLGTLQKFRQFDDARKEYPEFVYELSTALIERVVELEKRTW; encoded by the exons ATGTCTGCGGGTTTTGATACCCTCAAAGCACTGTTGTCGCG CATGCGAGAGGATGGGAAGTTCTCAGATCTCGCGGTCAAATGCCAATCTTCAACCTTCCACGTTCATTGTTGCATTGTGTGCCCACAGTCGCCATTTTTCGACAAGGCGGCAAATGGTAATTTCGAG GAATCTGAATCCCGCGTCATCAACATTCACGATGACCCTTTCATCGTATCCAAGttgtttgattttctttACCGTGCGGACTACGATGACTCACCTGACAATACGGATGATCCAGCTGCGGATAATGAATCTGCTGCGAACGAAGAGGAAATATTACCGACAGAGCGTATCTCCCAAGATGCTCTTTCAAGGCAGTGGAGGCGTGCACAGACCAATGTgcaaatctatattatagcCGATAAGTATATGATTGAAGGATTGAAAGATATATCCAAAAGAAAGTTGAATTCCAACATGGAAAATAACTGGGACGACTGCGGATTTCTCACGGTTGTCAGCGATGTGTATGGGTCTCAGTGTCCGCCAAGATCAGACCTACGTGAAATTATCATACGCTTTGCTCTTCGACATCTCGGTACGCTTCAGAAATTCCGGCAGTTTGATGACGCTCGAAAAGAATACCCCGAGTTTGTGTATGAACTGTCCACGGCTTTGATAGAACGAGTTGTCGAATTGGAAAAGAGAACATGGTAG
- a CDS encoding uncharacterized protein (COG:S;~EggNog:ENOG410PPVJ): protein MCSSVGIEYLHQELTTAEAIQICERFQGTAWRPGRQVMWSGVPRAIVQQWADAHGMQTLTTAMGPLMVHDHPQCRQLHKSKQRWSRYMHGASALFASHIAQDGGTVTVVTSPPPERFNPHGGTNYQAIEDPILKGERGSCCVKKIELVHPTVPGAEEFCYEIWPEDETDSWTAKFAKASKSAPHPQWKHPKPRRARL from the coding sequence ATGTGCTCGTCAGTGGGCATCGAATATCTCCATCAAGAGCTCACCACCGCAGAGGCGATCCAGATCTGCGAACGGTTCCAGGGAACCGCATGGCGGCCGGGCCGCCAGGTGATGTGGAGCGGCGTACCCCGTGCCATCGTTCAGCAATGGGCAGATGCACACGGGATGCAGACGCTAACCACGGCGATGGGCCCTCTCATGGTCCATGACCATCCGCAATGTCGGCAGCTCCATAAATCGAAGCAACGTTGGAGCAGATATATGCACGGCGCATCGGCTCTTTTTGCCTCTCATATTGCACAAGACGGGGGAACAGTCACAGTCGTGACGTCTCCACCTCCCGAAAGATTCAACCCGCATGGAGGGACAAACTACCAAGCAATCGAAGACCCAATTttgaagggggaaagaggatCGTGCTGCgtcaagaagatcgaacTGGTGCACCCCACTGTGCCTGGCGCAGAAGAATTCTGCTATGAGATATGGCCTGAGGACGAGACCGACTCTTGGACTGCGAAGTTCGCCAAAGCTAGCAAGTCCGCTCCACACCCTCAATGGAAGCATCCCAAACCAAGACGGGCAAGGCTATAG